The Fusarium fujikuroi IMI 58289 draft genome, chromosome FFUJ_chr05 DNA segment TCATGCCAGGCTGGTTAGGGTTGAACGGTGCGCCGTCGATGCGCTGTCGCTTGGAAGGCGAGGGAGCGTTCTCCCCAGACGTTGGTGAAGAAGGTCTGTTTTGGCCATCCATACCGGAGGGATCTCGCTGCATCTGGTTCTGCTTGGCCTGCTGTAGCATCATTTGAGGGCTGGATATCACTGTTAGGCGAGGGGCTTGTAGTACGATGAGAAATAAGATACTCACTTATTTTGGCTGTTAGCCATGGCGGCGCGGGCAAGATTGCCCTGCTTCATATTCATCATGCCGCCGTTCTGCATGTTGCGCATCATCTGATATTGCTGCGCAGCCATGTCTGGTCTCATCCCTCGCAGAAGTTCCTGCTGTTGATTCTGCTTTAGCCGGGATTGCTGCTACATTGCCACCGAGGGTCAGCATTGGTCACCAGCCAAAGTGGTTACCAAATGTTAGGGGCATGGCAGTCAATCTGACACCATCATCCATTGAGTGGGTGAGATGCCGGATTGGAGTACCCTGGGTGGCAGCAtgacagaaaaaaaaagatggCTTACCTGAGTATGTTGAACATATTGATTAATGGTATTGTTTCCGCTCTTGGCGCGCTGCGCGTAGTAAATGTCCCAAAAGACGGAGAACCACTCGTAGAGAAAAGAGGTGTCGGAAGCAGGCATGGGAAGCTTTGGCGGCGGCAAGTCTTCAGGGAGTTTGGAGTCGATGTCGTCCTTCGAATCGGTATCCATGGGGTCGTCGCCAACACCGTTGATGATATTTCCGTTCTCGTCGCGACGACGGTTCGCGCCATCCTTACCGAGGACATTGACCTGTTGATCGCTGGAAAGGAGAGATCGGGCGCAATCGTACATTCCCATGCGGATAAAGTATTCGTAGATGTAGGTGTTGAGAATGCTGCGCTGGTTCTCGTTTGCCTGTTGGCGAGAcgcggcggcggcagccGCAGCGGCCTGGGGGTTGACGACGCCGTTGTTCATCATGGGCATGGGGGCACCTCCAACAGGGCCACCCATGGGGTTCATGTTGGCCATGTTGACGTTTGGATTCATGGCCATGACAGTTCAGAAGTAACCGGAGAGAAGACAGAGAGAGGCCTATAGGCTCTGCTGCAGCGACGACAGCAGTCGGGGGCTCGTGTAGCCACGGGGGCGTGCCACCAGGCGGAGCAGCGCTGGATAGCGTCCCAACGTGGACGTGACGGGCAGTGAAGCCAAAGGTCGCGAGCGAGGGGATCACCAGCGAAGGAGGCGTGGACGCGGTCCAAGTTGCCAGGCGCGCAGTCGGGCGGGGGGGCGAGGATCGCGAGAACCACGAGACCAGGAGACCAGAATGGGAGGCGAGCCCGAGTAGAGGGAATTGGAGGATCGTGTCAGGCGTCGGCAATCGGCGGAAAGGAATATCGCAGGAAATCAAAAGTGATAAAAGCGTAGCGTGCACTGTTGTGCGATAGTACGCGATGCGATAGTCGACCGATAGTCGATGTCGCGGTGATGAGTAGGAGATAAGAAGTATGGAGGATGAATATGGTGTGGTTGGTTTGGTGTAGGTTGGATTTGGCGGAGTGTCGAGGTAACTGGGAGTGGAAAGTGGGCGCTGGGCTTGTGCTTTCCTGAGGTGATGGACGCTGCCTCAGTTGCTAAGTGTAAAAAAACGAGTGCCTGGGGTTGGGCATTCGCCAGGGGTGGGAGGGTACTTGTGGTTCTGCGGGCAGCTCGGGCAAAGGCCAAGTACCTTGGAGAATTCAACGGAACGCCCCCAAGGACAAGCGGGTACCTCCAAATTATATGCTGAGTGCCCTTCTATCCAAGTACCGACAGCAAACGGAAACGATCCAAACGCCAGACGGACGGGAACAGTGGAGGACGGGGAGAGACCCAGTATAAGGTAGATGCAGTAGGTTGATCAACGTATGTCAAACTCTGGCTGCAATTATCAAACGCGACGGATACCCGCCGTTTGGAGCTCTTCAAAGCAGATGGCACAACGGCCGAGGAGGAATGAGGTGCTTTGTttgatggaggaggaaaagGTGTGAGGGCGAGTAAAAGGGAGCAAGACAGAGGTTGTGGGTGAAAAAACGTGGTCGGTCCTTGATTTGGGCGGTGGGAATCCCTCCAGTCAGTGAgtgaaggaaaaggaggaggacgGTCaaacttttcttcttccttcttccctGTGAATCGCTCCCTGAAACTTTGTCAATTGACAGAGTCTATGAACAACGGCCAATTAATCATGTGaaacctttatttatttttaccAAACGTTTCCCAACTACAGCATTGTGATGTAGCCCTCTCTCCGCATATTAGAATTGGTACCAACAGTCAGTGATGCGCCTCCGATGGTTAGATGCATGCAATTTACAAGCACAGCAGACCTTGCTCCAAAACGGTAAAAACACAAATTACAAGGCTGGCCGTCTGTCAAAAGCTTAGGTTTCCCTGGGACCTGGAGACAGATCCACCAAATTGGGATGCCTTGACTCCTTGCAGCTAAAAGAAATCGGGACGGTCGATCATAAGAACGAAGGGACGCATATAAGCGAATCCAACGTAAACATTGAAGTCAATTGCGAGACGTTGAAACCCCCTTCGAGATTCTGTCAGAATTGACTATTTTAGTCCCTCATTGTTCTCTGTGATCCTCTTCAAAGACATTCGACTTGGCCACAAACTGCCGAGACCGGTTTGATGCACATGGAACATGTACAGAAGGGAGGCTGGCTTCTAACCGGGGTTAAGCACAGGGCTGCCAACGTGCCCTGTGAGGCTCAGTAGGCTCAGCGCGTCTCAGCGACGCTCAGCGGCCTAGACCGCAGCTGTAGTGGATGCTCTTCAGGGGCTCTCAACCAAGGTTCGCACGTTAGCGGACCCGAATGATCATAGGTCACGTCACCCCACACAATGGACCCTTGATCTGAGGGACGCGCCCTGGGGCTAGACGGCCATCCTCGCCATTGGCGCGCTGAGTTTGTCGCGTTACATTCTGGTACGTAAATCTCAGACCAAGGTGCGTAATTTTTGGACTGTTGCTCGAAATGTCGCCAGTCTTGAGACCTCAGGCATGATATCGGAGACATAACGGTAGCCCTTTTGCCTCAGGCATATGTGTTACCGTCATTATGGTctgagagcaagaaaacttctgaCGCTGAGCCAGGATGCCAAAATCAATGGGTCGGAAGCCTGCTGAGAATTGCCTGAACTTAGTTGAATCTTTTCATCACCCATTCACAAAGCCCTgggttttcttgcctcccttAGTCAGGTACCTCCACTCACAAATCCCGTTTGACTGCCAATTGATCATCCGTCGTTTCGCGGGGATTTGACGTTATCAATCTACTAAAATCTGCCCCTTGTGGGATGGAGCTTCAACTGTTCAATGTCCGGCGGGGTTGAGATATCTACCAACAATCTACGTCGCGTTTGTGGATAGTTGACATTGTGTTTGTGTCGGTTGCTGATTAACTCATAATATACGTTTGTGGAAGCAGAGAGAAATTAAAAACCAATATCCATGATGCCTCTCTACTAAATGAGACGAGGGCCTGGTTGTCTTGGTGCTCTCGCTTTCATTTATTACTGCAGTTGCTCGTAATAAAACAAACTTCAGCTCGCAATATACCAGCTCTTATTGCCCAGTAAAACGAATGCAAAATGTTTCATCTTAATATTCTGGCTCTATCACTATGCGTGAGCTCAATCAACCGGCATTTCCAGCCTAGCACGTGGCTGACAGCTGTCTTCCATGGGTATCTACACGTGCCATGATCCCAAGCCAACTCTCGCAAGATTGCTAAAACGAAGTTTGTTCCATAAGTAAGTTTGCTTCCATGCCAATCGTCGTGATCGGCACAATCTTGCCGTCTATGCCGTCGACGATCATTTGGGGGCATCTCCCCCTGAAAATCTAGAATTTCTCATAGCCACCCATCCATCTGTGTCCTGCAATTGCTAAATCGTCGTCACATAATCACATTCATAGCCCCCCCCTTTTGCATCTCTTAGTCATCCTCGGGGGGCAGTTCATCGTCGATGTATCGAATTAGCGATACCCTCATCTCTGTGCTGTCATTGCCCCGCAACACGTCACTGACGAAGTGAGCTTCAACTTGCATTTGCACCATCTCCAGAGCTCCTCGTAGCACTCCACACAGAATGTTGGAGTACCAAAGTTGATCTTGCGCTCGACCATCGTCGGGGAGCTCGACGAAGTCGGCCAAGGGATTCTCTTCGAATACCAGTGAGAACTGGTCATTTTCGCTTGTCCAATTCATCACTTGGGGCGTAATGTTGAGGAATATCTTGAATCCAACCTGGTTCTCTCGTTAGTCATTGTCTAACGCTGCGCATTAAGTCTCCCTACCCTGGAGATCATTTCTGCCGTCTCGCGGAAGTTGGCGCATCGCTTCATGGTGTTGGATTTGGCGAGGTAGTCTTCAATAAGTCGCAGGCCAATGTTGTAACCCATCTTGTCGAGCTGCTTGTTCACCTCGGCATAGTCGCTCTCGTAGTCCTTGCATAGCTGTGCGACGATAGTTCCGTAGGTCAAAGTGACGAGCTCAGCGTTGACTTTGTCGATTCGAGTTCTGTTGCTCTGTTAGAGAGGCGTCCCGTTGCGGTCCCAAGCAGCAATCGCTTACTTCCAGATTCTAGAAGCGGGTTAGTCTTTAACAATAATTTGGGGACTGAATagttgtcatgatgaactTACTCCTCGCCCACGCGGGACGCTTTGTTGGCCGCCATTATTGCGGCTGTAAGGGAGGGGTTGTGGAAGAGTTGAACAGCGACCGAGCTCTACAATCAAGAGGACGTTGGCGAGGAGTGAAAAGATCGTAGAAATGGAAGAGACTCCAATATCATACGTGAACAGAGCTATGTCGATGTAGCTTGAACCAGGGAGGTGAAGCAGTAGCGCCAACACCGCTCTGGAATGTCGGTGCACGGAGGGTCGAAACACCGACCTCAGGAACAATCTTCGGCCCGGCCACCAATCAATCGCAGGAGCTCGATTTACTTTGCATGAAGCCCACCACCGCCGTCGTCAAAAAGTAAAGCAACAGGAAGCTCTAAGCTCACTTGACAACCCTTGAACTCGGCAAAAGCTGGCGCATTCACATAATCAGCGTCGCATACGATCGTTGTCTTCCTTGATACCCTTTCAACTTCGCCATGTCCGCCGAAAAACGTCCTGCCGATGGGGATCCCAGCTCTTCTCAGTCGCTCGTGAAGCGACAAAATGTCAACCCTTCTACGGGCGCTCTCGCGCGTCTGAACGCGTCAAGCAATGCGCTGGTGCAATCTGTACGTTGGAAACTGTCTAATTTCTTAGGTCGCTGTACTGACTGATGCAGGCACCAAGGACAAGCGGGCTTCAAGCTCCTGTCATGCAACTCTCAGGACACTCGGGCGAGATTTTTGCAGCAAAGTTCGATCCTACAGGCAACCTGATTGCTTCTGGTGGAATGGATAGATCACTAAGTGAGCCAAGAACAATACCTTCTAGGCGATAACGAACTGACTGTGGTAGTGCTTTGGAGAACGTATGGCGACTGTGAAAACTACGGAATATTAAATGGTCACCGCGGTGCCATTCTGGACTTACAATGGTCGCGCGACTCGGAAATTCTATACAGTGCCTCGGCCGATATGCACCTTGCGAGCTGGGATTTGACATCGGGCACACGAATCCGCAGATATATTGGACATGAGGAGGTTATCAACACTGTGGGCATCAGCAGACGAGGAGAGGACATACTCGTCAGTGGTAGCGACGACTCGACAATTGGAATTTGGGACCCCCGATCGAAGAACGCCGTCGACTATATCGATACCATGCTCCCTGTCACCGCCATTGCTGTATCCGAGGCTGGTAACGAGATATACGCTGGCGGCATCGACAACGATATTCGAGTATGGGACTTGCGCAAGAAGTCGGTGATATACTCGATGCTCGGCCATTCAGACACCATCACCTCATTAAGAGTTTCGCCAGATTCTCAGTCACTTGTCTCGTACGC contains these protein-coding regions:
- a CDS encoding probable U5 snRNP-specific 40 kD protein (novel WD-40 repeat protein); its protein translation is MSAEKRPADGDPSSSQSLVKRQNVNPSTGALARLNASSNALVQSAPRTSGLQAPVMQLSGHSGEIFAAKFDPTGNLIASGGMDRSLMLWRTYGDCENYGILNGHRGAILDLQWSRDSEILYSASADMHLASWDLTSGTRIRRYIGHEEVINTVGISRRGEDILVSGSDDSTIGIWDPRSKNAVDYIDTMLPVTAIAVSEAGNEIYAGGIDNDIRVWDLRKKSVIYSMLGHSDTITSLRVSPDSQSLVSYAMDSTVRTWDIRPFAPTERQIRTFDGATAGTEKNLLGASWDSEGKRIAAASGDGTVMVWSSETGKLAYKLPGHKGTVNCAEFSPNKEPILLSASSDRTMLLGELK
- a CDS encoding putative protein BET3; protein product: MAANKASRVGEEIWKTRIDKVNAELVTLTYGTIVAQLCKDYESDYAEVNKQLDKMGYNIGLRLIEDYLAKSNTMKRCANFRETAEMISRVGFKIFLNITPQVMNWTSENDQFSLVFEENPLADFVELPDDGRAQDQLWYSNILCGVLRGALEMVQMQVEAHFVSDVLRGNDSTEMRVSLIRYIDDELPPEDD